TTAACTTCAAGTTAATTAAGATTCTAATTTGTGTGAGGAAACTTAACTTGACCTTAGACAGCAATATCCAGAATATCAGCACGATAGCGTAAATCAATCAGCTGGCTTTATAAACAATCAGCTGGAGCTAAGGTCATAGGTCAGGTGTCTGCGTATCAGTGaccttcttcttcttcttgagtAACAAGTACCCGATCGAAGTGCTTAAAAcggtaaaacaaatattaattatgatgCTAGATGCAATTATTACAAAAggtaattaatttctgaaataaatggttATGAATTGatggattaaaattacaaaacaaactCTGCTGTCCAATATTGTATTATTGCAtcgttttgtattttaatatgaataattaatgtatGTTTATATTTAGACTTTTTATGCACTAACGtgtaattttttgtactttatgaTAGATTGAAGAGCTAAATATAAAAcctataaaatcttaattagaGCATTTGTTCCAGGCAATCATTGTTCATATTTCATCGAGCATTGTTAGATCATATTCTATCATACTGAATGCACATAAAAATCCTTTGTGGTAATTCAATGTAAGATGTTAAGCTTTTACATTCgatattaaataacaatgaaactaaaataaaattctttacgCAAACAATTATTGATCACGCTCACATAGACATTCACAATGGTATGTTTTCCTTGTGCTGTCGATTTCAAAAACAAGCTTAtctattaaaagcaatttttcctCGTTTTgctaactatatatatatttcaaaatatcgttAGTAACagaggtatttaaaaaaaacgcctTTTTTTGGACATTCAGCATGAAGTTATTACTACCGTTTTTGTTCGTTGTGCTGTTTTCTTCATCTTGTAATGCCATTGAAGGCCTCGAAGGAATGGACGAAACTGGATTTTTCAATTGCTATTATGCAATATTGTGCGATGTTAGTAAGTATCCAATAATAGAGTcggtttttaaagttaaaaagaaataatattatatattactgtATATTATAGTCATAGATATGAttccttatttttcattgatggagtatattttgttattaattattggcTTTGcttcattatattaaatactaactttttttaagcataacttaaaaaaagcgTAATGCATATAATTGTTCGCATAGCTTTAGTTAagagagaattttttattaattgttttgagaATGAACTAccaaaataaagcaatattattAGTTCAAGGAAGAAGAGATAGTAAGCACtttgtttatcaattttatttatgattggttaagtattataaaatatgttaaatttaataagcttttacataatttttgaatattttttttttctataggaAAACCATTGGAATTTAGAAGTCTAATATTTGAAACCTGCGATGAGGTAAGTTGTAATTATCGCATTGTTAGCTTTAGGTATAGAAagcattattcaattttaatatttcggttCATATACATTGAAGCAAATGAGTTAGcaaaattttcataagatttatgaaaatcggtaataaatgaaaaaaaagttaaaatcaaaattttaatgaattaatgcaaatacatcgcaaaagaaataatttgattaatctAAGAGTAGATTTTGAGATTTGTTGACTTACTGactaatatgaaaaataaaatcttagaaACCTGAATAATCATACTTTTATGGCATGTTTTGCATGCGATTGTCTTTGTAAAAGGATAATTGATTTTAACCACTTGGTCAGAGTTatcaattataatgaaaaattataaggaatGCAAAAAAATGATTCCAATAACTTTTTGGACAGTTCTAttgcacataaatattttattatttgagtccAGTTGTATTTCGTTACATGACcaaaacgagaaaaaaagtaCACTATGTAAATATCCTTCAAtgttcaaaaacttatttaaagctTGGATCTATAGAAGTTAAAAGAAGGTAAAATGGCTTTTTGGTTTCCCTCTTTATCATCGCCAAAACGggcaatttgttttaatttaatttatcaattagaaaaagtcatgattTTAGTAATTCTGTCCATGTGCTTtcatttgatgatttttgatTACACAAAATTGTTTGgacttttttgtattataactttttttagatttttaaaatcaatatgaGGATCAATAAAATCAATCCGGACTGATTAAAACATATAGTATTCAACTTGTTTATGAAAGAACAAAATTGAGCATCGGTTCCTTAAGAACAGGCTAATTCTAGCTTGAGTaaaacagtataatattttctcATTCTCTTGGTCGTGATTGATTATAGATTGAAAGCCAATTATTCtcttttgagtatttatttGTGATTTGTAATGAGAATGCGTGAGTCTTCTTGAAATAAGTGTGTAAAATACGTATTTAGGATTTTTTGAACCAACAGAATATccaatataaaactttaaacttctttgaaaatccattaaattgaattataaaatttgaagcaaagatGGAGTTGGTTTGGGCatgatttaagaattattataactggaaagatgtcttttttttacacttattctgtttttgacgaaaaaaatatcaagagaaAGATCCAAATTATAGTACTAAAGAATGATTATGAATGAGCTTCTACGGATTTGAGACAGGACTCAAGTTCTGTTTTGCCAAGTGTAGTTGGGACTGTCGAAATCAGCTTGAgacttgatattttatttcataaccgtcgttgaatagccgacccagttttgagtttgcgactaccaatgttcaactccgttgccttgtaattttgaacccaatccagaaaacaagggaactactgaatcaagaattgggagaaatgtgcctttgtggaggattttttgatgaaaataatcagcatttgcgttacatggttaGAAAAACTACGCAAACTTTCGACGgtaagcctgacggcaagggaactctgaCCTATGATCTGTCTATCACTGAGGGtactttacgtcagcactgtggtcattGCGAGCTAGGTGGGGAATTCGTATCgtccagccatcactgggatccGAACCTGAGGCACATCATTGGGAGACAagtgctctatcccctcagCCACCACTGCTTTATTCCAAAGAGTATGAAAAGAATACGttagtaaataatgtaaatatttttttaaacttttcttcatACAGATTcttataatacatattaaaaggGTTCTCATCATGGAATTTCTTATATCTTGCAGTATAGTTGGTTGGAAAAATACAGTAGGCAAAATCCTGTATGACATTTGAAATAGGAGCACAGAATAGGGGATtagataatacaaaatttaggcTACCTTAACTGGAACCCGGCTTTTggaaacagaaatattaatatacgtAAGATATTCAGTACTGTGGATATGTTGATTTTACCGATATTGCTTGTTTGTTCACTTGTCATTAATTTACTgattcttaatttctttaaaaaatttttcagttacttGTAAATGCATGGAAATGGTTCAGAGATTATACTGAAATAGATGACGCTGAGGACACTGAAgagttttggaaaaaataccCAGAAATTAAATGCGCCTACGCTCCAGAGAAAAAGGTTACTATGTTTATGATTATCTTGTCGCCCATATTCACAATTCTTATGTTGTACTCAGAAGCACGATTTTTACGAAGATTTTACTGCGACAGATTTATATCTTTCTTAGCGAAAATTAATCAGATTTGATTCCTTATATATCTTTCACAATATAGTGCTGACGAGTTACATTGTAGGTTTTATAACAAGATGAGCCCATAAGTTACTGCGTACAGTACATTCTGAAAGCACTTTGAAGCATGAACCATAACACGCATAAAATTCAGATCATACTTAATGTACAGTTAACTTGAACCATATTATTGTAGTTCTTTACCTTTATTTCACGATAATATGGTCTAAATGGAACGGAAACATTGTTCACTATCACAACTTCAAGTTACAGCAAATTTGCACTGCTTTGTGGGTCCAGGTACCGATATTATGCTTCAACGTTGACCGTATTTTTCTGAGAGCATAAGATGTATATACTTTGAtaactaaattcataaaaataaaaaaaaataacaataatgaatcacatttaattgttattgaaaaaattttaccattggGAAAATAAAGCAACTTTAAAATCTCCTAAGtagattttcttcaaaaagaaatatttagcaaaaatttctCACTGTTTTATAGCGTTTATGTTAGATCAGAAAAAAAGACACtttgtatttgaaattattttaactaatgtgCAATTAGTttaaccaataaaatataatcaagtGCTAGTTATAAGCTGTAAGTGATTCAAGTGATGGGATTTACTTTTATGTCAGAGTATGAGTACCACATTTTCTGCATCATTTTCTTGCCTCAAGCATCCAATTTTCTGCATCCAAGCTTGCTTCAATAATGTTTAAGTACTTTGTTTTTCCCTGAACCTGTATAATATGAGTACCAACCAAAAGTATCAAATTCTGACATAAAACGGTAAAATGTGTAACAACCAGAAAAAAcggcaaaaatgaaaaaaaaaaaaacttgtatcaAAGTAGGTAATAAATGGAGGTAGCATACCAggataaagacaaaaaaataggTTGAATCAATGCAGTTTTTCAGCCTATATCTTCGTTGATGAAATATATCCTTTTCAATGTAAACTATTAAGCCctatggaaaatattatatagtttcaaattattatattacatgtgtaaattaataagcataattagaacaaaaatatggAGTAGTTAACTTTTTCAGATTAACTGCTCGTTTATAAACTTCCATTTCTTCCAAACCCAAATCTCAGTTTCATTAAACGTTTCTTTTCCAACTCGAGAAGATTAATGCCATCAGTTCTATGACAATACACATATGTATTAGTGTTTTATGTAACAtagctttttaaattgaaacaataaaatttaactatttatctttttaattcattgtttttaaaatttttgcaacttggttttttctagagaaaaatatttgatcaatGGTGTGGAGCAATGGGGGAATTTTGGgcagtaagtaatttttttgatatatatatatatacaccgaagagtcattacattatgactaccctccatctataacaataggctcgcccaggttttcatggtttctcgcccaggaacaatgttttcatggggcacattaggacccataatcctcatggAACAAtacctgacgtctgtaagctacttgaacatagttgcagaccaggttcacccattcatggcaacagtttttcctgcgggggatggtgtttaccaacaggataatgcaccatgtcataagggtcgaatcgtcatggattggttcgaggaacattccagtgactttcaagtcatgtcttggcccccaaattcacctgaccttaatccaatagagcatttgtggtcctacttggaaaaccaaattcgtgctgccacgctaccccctcgcaatgtgagggaattgcaggaccagttggtgagcgcttggtaccagatacctcagactacctatcagcaccttgtggaatcaatgccacggcgggtgctagcagttttgagggctaaaggtggtcctacatgttattagcagggtggtcataatgtaatggctcttcggtgtatatataagtagtactttattttattatttttcaatattctaaaagttggaagatattttctttactcTATTCTGTTTCGTAAGTCAATCTTACTTCCTTATGCTTTATATCACAAAAATAaggtctaaaaatattttggaaaaaaaaatatacctcgCTTGCTTGAAAAAAACCTAGTATCGTGGTTTGTCGAATTTTCCAGAATCTTCCCAGTCGTCTCTCTGTCTGACGActattctctatttttttttgcttttttttgtttgcagaATATTCATGTCTTTTTCGAAACAATCTATCTAAGGTGAGATTTACCTCTTTGACTAGTTCATATGGGCTTGGCGATAACAGTTTTTAGCTGTTTCGATCTCCCATTATTCTAAACAgaatgttagaatttttttttaaagattttcgaGTTTTTCGCTTCAATAGAATCtttaaagatattatataatttgtttactttcagCATAAGCAGTCTACATGAACTTTATCACAAATTTTTCTTAGGACATTTCTCTCGAAAACTGCAAACACCTAATCATCTCTCGAGGCTTTCAAAATCGTACCTGCCATTAAAAAACGTGTCTGCCTGATTCATTTAATATGATTAGTTTCTTATACCTTAAACAGACATTATATAAATACGTAGTTTActtatttggttttaattttgagtATAACTGAAATGTATATTGAGAACTAAAAGAAATAGTTCatgtttaaaatgcaattaaagaaTAATGTTACTTGTAAAAAGGTTGCCAAAGT
Above is a window of Parasteatoda tepidariorum isolate YZ-2023 chromosome 5, CAS_Ptep_4.0, whole genome shotgun sequence DNA encoding:
- the LOC107438663 gene encoding uncharacterized protein, with product MKLLLPFLFVVLFSSSCNAIEGLEGMDETGFFNCYYAILCDVRKPLEFRSLIFETCDELLVNAWKWFRDYTEIDDAEDTEEFWKKYPEIKCAYAPEKKRKIFDQWCGAMGEFWADKCNEEPEGICCKRIEQTVEKLKEIMMKYVSNGVCSVNQAEGAAGKGAEIAKSNAGSMPGSMPSMG